A single window of Streptomyces sp. NBC_00464 DNA harbors:
- a CDS encoding sensor histidine kinase, which translates to MATAYGPDTRDPQRSGSGPQGRLATKHFLPPALRAPLEARTWREFGYLMLSFPISIVLFVFAITMTSVGAGLLITFLGIPVLAAGLAVCRGFGALERARARGLLKLDVADPAPVRGRTGGPMSWMGAVLKSGVSWRHLLYALLHFPWAVFAFSVSLTLWTWGWAALTYPLWHWVFPAYAGTDGVQLYGDAGHRVYLDSSVELALTSAFGLVLVLVTAWVIRGLAAVDRLLVAGLLGPSRLATRVTELESDRGVVVDTAAADLRRIERDLHDGAQARLVALAMDLGLAKEKLTDDPDAAARMVDEAHGEVKVALQELRDLARGIHPAVLTDRGLDAALSAIASRCTVPVTVEVDLSSRPAQAIEGIAYFTVSELLQNVSKHARATRASVDVWRSADRLMLQVSDNGRGGADLTSGSGLAGLTERLDAVDGILVVESPVGGPTKVTAELPWRG; encoded by the coding sequence ATGGCCACGGCATACGGACCGGACACACGGGACCCCCAGCGGTCGGGTAGCGGTCCGCAGGGCCGCCTCGCGACGAAGCACTTCCTGCCGCCCGCGCTGCGTGCCCCCCTTGAGGCCAGGACCTGGCGCGAGTTCGGCTATCTGATGCTGAGCTTCCCGATCAGCATCGTGCTGTTCGTCTTCGCGATCACCATGACCTCGGTGGGTGCCGGACTGCTCATCACCTTCCTGGGCATCCCCGTCCTGGCCGCGGGCCTGGCCGTGTGCCGCGGCTTCGGTGCGCTGGAGCGGGCCAGGGCGCGTGGTCTGCTGAAGCTGGACGTGGCCGATCCCGCGCCGGTACGGGGCAGGACCGGCGGTCCGATGTCCTGGATGGGGGCGGTCCTGAAGAGCGGGGTGTCCTGGCGGCACCTGCTCTACGCGCTGCTGCACTTCCCGTGGGCGGTCTTCGCGTTCAGCGTCTCCCTGACCCTGTGGACGTGGGGCTGGGCGGCTCTCACGTACCCGTTGTGGCACTGGGTCTTCCCCGCCTACGCGGGAACCGACGGGGTGCAGCTGTACGGCGACGCCGGGCACCGGGTCTACCTGGACTCGTCCGTCGAACTCGCGCTGACCAGCGCCTTCGGGCTGGTGCTCGTCCTGGTCACCGCGTGGGTCATCCGTGGTCTGGCCGCGGTGGACCGGCTCCTGGTGGCCGGGCTGCTGGGCCCGTCGCGGCTGGCGACGCGTGTCACGGAGCTGGAGTCGGACCGCGGGGTGGTCGTCGACACGGCCGCCGCCGACCTGCGCCGCATCGAGCGGGACCTCCACGACGGGGCCCAGGCCCGGCTCGTCGCCCTCGCCATGGACCTGGGGCTGGCCAAGGAGAAGCTGACCGACGACCCGGACGCCGCCGCCAGGATGGTCGACGAGGCGCACGGCGAGGTGAAGGTCGCCCTCCAGGAGCTCCGCGACCTCGCCCGAGGCATCCACCCCGCCGTCCTCACCGACCGCGGCCTGGACGCCGCACTCTCCGCCATCGCCTCCCGCTGCACCGTCCCCGTCACGGTCGAGGTCGACCTGTCGTCCCGCCCCGCGCAGGCCATCGAGGGCATCGCCTACTTCACCGTGTCCGAGCTCCTGCAGAACGTCAGCAAGCACGCCCGCGCCACCCGCGCCTCGGTCGACGTGTGGCGGTCGGCGGACCGGCTGATGCTCCAGGTCTCCGACAACGGTCGCGGCGGCGCCGACCTGACGTCGGGCAGCGGTCTGGCCGGTCTGACCGAGCGGCTGGACGCGGTGGACGGGATCCTCGTCGTCGAGTCCCCCGTGGGCGGCCCGACGAAGGTCACCGCCGAGCTGCCCTGGCGTGGCTGA
- a CDS encoding response regulator transcription factor: MRVVIAEDSVLLREGLTRLLTDLGHDVVAGVGDAEALIKTVGDLAGQDALPDVVVADVRMPPTHTDEGVRAAVRLRKEYPGIGVLVLSQYVEEQYATELLAGSSRGVGYLLKDRVAEVREFVDAVVRVAQGGTALDPEVVAQLLGRSRKQDVLAGLTPREREVLGLMAEGRTNSAVARQLVVSDGAVEKHVSNIFLKLGLSPSDGDHRRVLAVLTYLNS; encoded by the coding sequence GTGCGCGTAGTCATCGCCGAGGATTCGGTACTGCTCCGGGAAGGACTCACCCGGTTGCTGACCGATCTCGGGCATGACGTCGTGGCGGGGGTCGGTGACGCGGAGGCGCTGATCAAGACGGTGGGCGACCTCGCCGGGCAGGACGCGCTGCCCGATGTGGTGGTCGCCGATGTGCGGATGCCGCCGACGCACACCGACGAGGGTGTGCGGGCCGCGGTGCGGCTGCGCAAGGAGTATCCCGGGATCGGGGTGCTGGTCCTTTCGCAGTACGTCGAGGAGCAGTACGCCACCGAGTTGCTCGCCGGGTCCAGCCGTGGCGTGGGGTATCTGCTGAAGGACCGGGTCGCCGAGGTCCGCGAGTTCGTCGACGCGGTGGTCCGGGTGGCCCAGGGCGGCACGGCGCTGGACCCCGAGGTGGTGGCACAGCTGCTGGGCCGCAGCCGGAAGCAGGACGTGCTGGCCGGGCTGACGCCGCGTGAGCGCGAGGTCCTCGGCCTGATGGCGGAGGGGCGGACGAACTCGGCGGTGGCCAGGCAGCTCGTGGTGAGCGACGGCGCGGTGGAGAAGCACGTCAGCAACATCTTCCTGAAACTGGGGCTTTCTCCCAGCGACGGTGACCACCGGCGTGTTCTGGCCGTCCTGACCTATCTGAACTCCTGA